One window from the genome of Pyxicephalus adspersus chromosome 6, UCB_Pads_2.0, whole genome shotgun sequence encodes:
- the TMEM101 gene encoding transmembrane protein 101 has product MAVNGRKRLLQLVTRFGVLLLTRCPFWFCFSQLMLYAERAEAKRKPDIPVPYLYFDLAVAVLCASFMSFGVKRRWFALGSAMQLAISTYAAHIGGHVHYGDWLKVRMYSRIIAVIGGFLILASGAGEIYRQKPRSRSLQSTGQVFLGIYLICLAYTLQHSKEDRQSYLDFLPGGEPALQILFVLYGVLAFSFLSGYYVRFSAQVLAVLLPFSLLLVDGNIGYWHKNRRVEFWNQMRMIGQNVGIFGAAVILATDG; this is encoded by the exons ATGGCTGTTAATGGACGTAAAAGACTTCTGCAACTGGTGACCCGGTTTGGGGTTTTACTCCTCACCCGGTGCCCGTTCTGGTTTTGTTTCAGCCAGCTTATGCTGTATGCAGAGCGAGCAGAGGCTAAGAG GAAACCGGATATCCCCGTGCCTTACCTGTACTTTGACTTGGCAGTGGCTGTGCTGTGCGCCAGCTTTATGTCATTCGGGGTAAAGCGCCGCTGGTTTGCCCTCGGTTCCGCCATGCAACTGGCCATCAGCACCTATGCAGCCCACATTGGGGGTCATGTCCACTATGGGGACTGGttgaag GTACGAATGTACTCTCGAATTATTGCTGTCATCGGAGGCTTCCTCATCCTGGCCAGTGGGGCTGGAGAAATTTACAGACAGAAGCCTCGTAGCCGATCGCTGCAGTCCACAGGACAGGTCTTCCTGGGCATCTACCTCATCTGTTTG GCATACACTCTACAGCACAGTAAGGAGGATCGCCAGTCATACTTGGACTTTCTCCCAGGAGGGGAACCGGCTCTGCAGATCCTTTTTGTCCTGTATGGAGTGTTggcattttctttcctgtctgGCTACTATGTGAGGTTCTCTGCTCAGGTACTGGCTGTCCTTCTCCCCTTCTCTCTTCTCCTCGTAGATGGAAACATTGGCTACTGGCACAAGAACCGTCGAGTGGAGTTTTGGAACCAGATGAGAATGATTGGTCAGAATGTTGGCATTTTTGGAGCTGCTGTCATATTGGCCACAGATGGCTGA